A portion of the Labilithrix sp. genome contains these proteins:
- the frr gene encoding ribosome recycling factor — protein sequence MLDDIHKELGASIAKAHEALKRDLGKLRAGRANANLLDGIKVDYYGAITPLSQMAHINVPEPRLITVKPWDKTAIKAVEKALRENDLGLNPMTDGDLIRLPLPPLTEERRKEFVKIARKYGEECKVSIRKARHEANDMFKTLDDEGSASTDEIERSKKKAEETVADSVKLVDQIIGQKEKDIMEV from the coding sequence ATGCTGGACGACATTCACAAGGAGCTCGGAGCTTCCATCGCCAAGGCGCACGAAGCTTTGAAGCGCGACCTCGGGAAGCTGCGCGCTGGCCGCGCGAACGCCAACCTGCTCGACGGCATCAAGGTCGACTACTACGGCGCGATCACCCCGCTCTCGCAGATGGCGCACATCAACGTGCCGGAGCCGCGCCTCATCACGGTGAAGCCGTGGGACAAGACCGCGATCAAGGCGGTCGAGAAGGCGCTCCGCGAGAACGACCTCGGGCTCAACCCGATGACGGACGGCGATCTCATCCGCCTCCCGCTCCCGCCGCTCACGGAAGAGCGCCGCAAGGAGTTCGTGAAGATCGCGCGCAAGTACGGCGAGGAGTGCAAGGTCTCCATCCGAAAAGCGCGTCACGAAGCGAACGACATGTTCAAGACGCTCGACGACGAGGGCTCCGCGAGCACGGACGAGATCGAGCGTTCGAAGAAGAAGGCGGAGGAGACCGTGGCCGACTCGGTGAAGCTCGTCGACCAGATCATCGGCCAAAAAGAAAAGGATATCATGGAGGTATGA
- a CDS encoding SDR family oxidoreductase — MPESVLVTGFPSFVARKMVEELVREPDVVVHAIVRTKSLEEARAALDVLPLAERRRVDVIEGDAAAIDLGLSGAEMRELLPKIDVIHHLAQVSYMGAEAELATHVNVGGAREILEIAALCPKLSCLVYHSTAQVSGDRTGLVLEDDLDKGQVFKNPVEETMARGERIVRSKMGKVPIAIVRPTIVVGDSKTGEVDRFDGPYFLILLLVTSPPDIPLPLPGRGDAPLNLVPVDYYVRAARAIGRDPRAPGRTFHVGDPAPITARRVFDLVAAAGGRRSTRGFIPANITKALLRTPGLDRVAKSPRAFLDALATPVTYSFAHTTELLAGTDIRCPPFESYVEGLVEYVQQRLREKRARDRSSGEIEDPLG, encoded by the coding sequence ATGCCGGAGAGCGTGCTCGTCACGGGCTTCCCGTCGTTCGTCGCGCGCAAGATGGTGGAGGAGCTCGTGCGCGAGCCCGACGTCGTCGTCCACGCGATCGTGCGGACGAAGTCGCTCGAGGAGGCGCGCGCCGCGCTCGACGTCCTCCCGCTCGCCGAGCGCCGGCGCGTCGACGTGATCGAGGGCGACGCGGCCGCGATCGACCTCGGGCTCTCCGGCGCGGAGATGCGCGAGCTGCTCCCGAAGATCGACGTCATCCATCACCTCGCCCAGGTCTCGTACATGGGCGCGGAGGCGGAGCTCGCGACGCACGTGAACGTCGGCGGCGCGCGCGAGATCCTCGAGATCGCCGCGCTCTGCCCGAAGCTCTCGTGCCTCGTCTATCACTCGACGGCGCAGGTCTCCGGCGATCGCACCGGCCTCGTCCTCGAGGACGACCTCGACAAGGGGCAGGTGTTCAAGAACCCGGTCGAGGAGACGATGGCGCGCGGCGAGCGCATCGTGCGCTCGAAGATGGGAAAAGTTCCGATCGCGATCGTGCGCCCGACCATCGTCGTCGGCGACTCGAAGACGGGGGAGGTCGATCGCTTCGACGGGCCCTACTTCCTCATCTTGCTCCTCGTCACGTCGCCGCCCGACATCCCGCTCCCGCTCCCGGGGCGAGGGGACGCGCCGCTCAACCTCGTCCCGGTCGATTATTACGTCCGCGCCGCGCGGGCGATCGGGCGCGATCCGCGCGCGCCGGGGCGCACGTTCCACGTCGGCGATCCCGCGCCGATCACCGCGCGCCGCGTCTTCGACCTCGTCGCCGCCGCCGGCGGGCGCCGCAGCACGCGCGGCTTCATCCCCGCGAACATCACGAAGGCGCTCCTCCGCACGCCGGGGCTCGACCGCGTCGCGAAGAGCCCGCGCGCGTTCCTCGACGCGCTCGCGACGCCGGTGACGTACAGCTTCGCCCACACGACCGAGCTCCTCGCCGGGACGGACATCCGCTGTCCGCCGTTCGAGAGCTACGTCGAGGGCCTCGTCGAGTACGTGCAGCAGCGGCTCCGCGAGAAGCGCGCGCGCGATCGCTCGAGCGGCGAGATCGAGGATCCTCTCGGATGA
- a CDS encoding class I SAM-dependent methyltransferase → MAFAYDDVPYDTEACSEAHPVAMATIARLHGQDPAPARRARVLEIGCGDGENLIAAATYLPEATFVGFDLAAAAIEAGKAVAPPNVRLFAGDIMKNHDLGEFDYVVAHGLYSWVPPPVQAALLALTRRSLAPHGVAFLSMNALPGWDYRRALRELALDRVRDVTDPEARVRGALAAIAEIATGGEGAPGYLGRLAAAAASYLAHVEAATPPEAPFSRYVFHDLLAEYNRPVGVEELQREVAAHDLRVLGETPLQAPFTASALGSLRAFMAESELPFLQVLLVRDDGGADRGVVLERVNDLWLWADFAPAGDAFRTSTGALVRPPRGSGLERATRHAPGFVCVRELTEDDPELAAALLEGFRAGVFTLRSEPPVLGPEVAPHVRARARRGQHVLTNAIHRSFRVSPAELTMVRDATFDTETHTRFRRHLFLGATK, encoded by the coding sequence GTGGCGTTCGCGTACGACGACGTCCCGTACGACACGGAGGCGTGCTCCGAGGCGCATCCCGTCGCGATGGCGACGATCGCGCGGCTCCACGGGCAGGACCCCGCGCCCGCGCGACGCGCGCGCGTCCTCGAGATCGGCTGCGGCGACGGAGAGAACCTCATCGCCGCCGCGACCTACCTACCGGAGGCCACCTTCGTCGGGTTCGACCTCGCCGCCGCGGCGATCGAGGCCGGCAAGGCGGTGGCGCCGCCGAACGTGCGCCTCTTCGCCGGCGACATCATGAAAAATCATGATTTAGGCGAATTTGACTACGTCGTCGCGCACGGCCTCTACTCGTGGGTGCCGCCGCCGGTGCAAGCCGCGCTCCTCGCGCTGACACGGCGCTCGCTCGCGCCACACGGCGTCGCCTTCCTCAGCATGAACGCGCTGCCGGGGTGGGACTACCGCCGCGCGCTGCGGGAGCTCGCGCTCGATCGCGTGCGCGACGTGACCGATCCGGAGGCGCGCGTGCGCGGCGCGCTCGCGGCGATCGCGGAGATCGCGACCGGCGGGGAGGGCGCGCCCGGCTACCTCGGCCGCCTCGCCGCCGCGGCGGCGAGCTACCTCGCGCACGTCGAGGCCGCGACGCCGCCGGAGGCACCGTTCTCGCGCTACGTCTTCCACGACTTGCTTGCAGAATACAATCGCCCGGTCGGCGTCGAGGAGCTGCAGCGCGAGGTGGCGGCGCACGACCTGCGGGTGCTCGGCGAGACGCCGCTGCAGGCGCCCTTCACCGCCTCGGCGCTCGGTTCGTTGCGCGCGTTCATGGCCGAGAGCGAGCTGCCCTTCTTGCAGGTGCTCCTCGTACGCGACGACGGCGGCGCGGATCGCGGCGTCGTCCTCGAGCGCGTGAACGATCTCTGGCTCTGGGCCGACTTCGCGCCCGCGGGCGATGCGTTCAGGACGTCGACCGGCGCGCTCGTGAGGCCGCCGCGCGGCTCGGGGCTCGAGCGCGCGACGCGACACGCACCCGGCTTCGTGTGCGTGCGCGAGCTCACGGAGGACGATCCCGAGCTCGCGGCCGCGCTGCTCGAGGGCTTCCGCGCGGGGGTGTTCACGCTACGCAGCGAGCCGCCCGTGCTCGGCCCCGAGGTCGCGCCCCACGTCCGCGCACGCGCACGACGCGGCCAGCACGTGCTCACGAACGCGATCCACCGCTCCTTCCGCGTCTCCCCCGCCGAGCTCACGATGGTCCGCGACGCCACCTTCGACACCGAGACCCACACCCGCTTCCGCCGCCACCTCTTCCTCGGAGCCACAAAATGA
- a CDS encoding Stp1/IreP family PP2C-type Ser/Thr phosphatase: MRAIAAGLSDVGLQREHNEDSYVVLKEYDLFVVADGMGGHRAGDVASKLATETISEFFKSTANDDVTWPFHFDTNLSEEENRLLTGIRVANRQIFERSTRSREYHGMGTTVVGAMFSPRKQRMYIGHVGDSRCYRVRAGRIQLLTRDHSLINDYLLAMPDLTEEQRSELPKNVITRALGMQDQVVVDLQHDEPKNGDVYVLCSDGLSGMVEDDEIEKIIVQNPDIRDACTKLIARANEHGGEDNVTAVLIKIEDADGDAGKNEIDGETTNPGAGARK; this comes from the coding sequence ATGCGCGCCATCGCAGCGGGGTTGAGCGACGTTGGGCTCCAGCGAGAGCACAATGAGGATTCGTACGTCGTGCTCAAGGAGTACGACCTCTTCGTCGTCGCCGACGGGATGGGCGGTCATCGCGCAGGCGATGTCGCGTCCAAGCTCGCGACGGAGACGATCAGCGAGTTCTTCAAGTCCACCGCCAACGACGACGTGACGTGGCCCTTCCACTTCGACACGAACCTGTCGGAGGAGGAGAACCGCCTCCTCACCGGCATCCGCGTCGCGAACCGCCAGATCTTCGAGCGCTCGACGCGGAGCCGCGAGTACCACGGCATGGGCACCACCGTCGTCGGCGCGATGTTCAGCCCGCGCAAGCAGCGCATGTACATCGGCCACGTGGGCGACTCGCGGTGCTACCGCGTCCGCGCCGGCCGCATCCAGCTGCTCACGCGCGACCACTCCCTCATCAACGACTACCTGCTCGCGATGCCGGACCTCACCGAGGAGCAGCGCAGCGAGCTCCCGAAGAACGTCATCACGCGCGCGCTCGGGATGCAGGACCAGGTCGTCGTCGACCTCCAGCACGACGAGCCGAAGAACGGCGACGTCTACGTCCTCTGCTCCGACGGCCTCTCCGGCATGGTCGAGGACGACGAGATCGAGAAGATCATCGTCCAGAACCCGGACATCCGCGACGCCTGCACGAAGCTCATCGCCCGCGCGAACGAGCACGGCGGCGAAGACAACGTGACCGCGGTCCTCATCAAGATCGAGGACGCCGACGGCGACGCCGGCAAGAACGAGATCGACGGCGAGACCACGAACCCCGGCGCCGGCGCGCGGAAGTAG
- a CDS encoding MFS transporter: MLLVLPLLDELAGGLAVASSPTLSRETGSGLVSYSAALLTLPMLASFLEAPILAWTDRAKTKRHLVVCAGLAGMALSLAVLSFARDVYGLGVAMFLYGPASGLALGTAESMLVDGAPANLAARRLARWEVFGALGDVLAPAAIACAQWTAVDWRTTFRLAAACLFGIALASLAHPHPRAAAAAEREEEEDEPHEVTRAAAAEEGESREAPPAAAESVLVSLREALVHRPLAAWLFGAALCTLLDEMLAVLVALWVTERFAVAVAAPALVAFSLGCVAGGLLLERALLRTSTRTAVVVSSIGCVIAMGGWLAAASAAAVIAWGFVVGVCAGPLHPLAKAEAFATMPARPGLVNGAAQAFVAIDVLAPVVLAAIASRWGARVAIASLALQPVGLLAIALATRRNAGPRGPRVS, encoded by the coding sequence ATGCTCCTCGTCCTGCCGCTGCTCGACGAGCTCGCCGGCGGCCTCGCGGTCGCGTCGAGCCCGACGCTCTCGCGCGAGACCGGGTCGGGCCTCGTCTCGTACAGCGCGGCGCTCCTGACGTTGCCGATGCTGGCGTCGTTCCTCGAGGCGCCGATCCTGGCGTGGACCGATCGCGCCAAGACGAAGCGGCACCTCGTCGTCTGCGCCGGCCTCGCGGGGATGGCGCTGTCGCTCGCGGTCCTCTCGTTCGCGCGCGACGTGTACGGCCTCGGCGTCGCGATGTTCCTGTACGGCCCCGCGTCCGGCCTCGCGCTCGGCACCGCGGAGAGCATGCTCGTCGACGGCGCGCCCGCGAACCTCGCCGCCCGCCGACTCGCGCGGTGGGAGGTCTTCGGCGCGCTCGGCGACGTCCTCGCCCCCGCGGCGATCGCCTGCGCACAGTGGACCGCCGTCGATTGGCGCACGACCTTCCGCCTCGCCGCCGCATGCCTCTTCGGCATCGCCCTCGCCTCACTCGCCCACCCGCATCCGCGCGCGGCGGCGGCGGCGGAGAGGGAGGAGGAGGAGGACGAGCCGCACGAGGTGACGCGTGCGGCCGCGGCGGAGGAGGGCGAGTCGCGCGAGGCGCCTCCTGCGGCTGCGGAGTCGGTCCTTGTGTCGCTTCGCGAGGCGCTCGTGCATCGACCGCTCGCGGCGTGGCTCTTCGGCGCGGCGCTGTGCACGCTGCTCGATGAGATGCTCGCGGTGTTGGTGGCGCTCTGGGTGACGGAGCGCTTCGCGGTCGCGGTCGCGGCGCCGGCGCTCGTGGCGTTCTCGCTCGGGTGCGTCGCGGGTGGGCTCCTGCTCGAGCGCGCGCTCCTGCGTACGTCGACGCGTACGGCGGTGGTCGTCTCGTCGATCGGCTGCGTGATCGCGATGGGGGGCTGGCTCGCCGCCGCGAGCGCGGCGGCGGTGATCGCGTGGGGCTTCGTCGTCGGCGTGTGCGCGGGGCCGCTTCATCCGCTCGCGAAGGCCGAGGCGTTCGCGACGATGCCGGCGCGGCCGGGGCTCGTGAACGGCGCGGCGCAGGCCTTCGTCGCGATCGACGTCCTCGCGCCGGTCGTGCTCGCCGCGATCGCGTCGCGCTGGGGAGCGCGCGTCGCGATCGCCTCGCTCGCGCTCCAGCCCGTCGGGCTCCTCGCGATCGCGCTGGCGACGCGGAGGAACGCGGGGCCGCGGGGGCCGCGCGTCAGCTAG
- a CDS encoding methylmalonyl-CoA mutase family protein: MAQKVLAPELDVHSSEGEIPGDLAALRAATKAWREGPVKKSSAKMPSLRPRFSTWSDMDVPDVLTPADVPLDYMKDLGLPGEYPFTRGVQPTMYRSRLWTMRMFAGFGTPEQTNERFKFLLSQGQTGLSTAFDFPTLMGYDSDSPRSLGEVGMCGVAVDTLRDMEVLFADIPLADVTTSMTINGPAIVLLAFYIALADVRGIPRSAIGGTVQNDCLKEFIAQHAWLVPPKPAMRIVTDMIEFCSKEVPRWNTVSISGYHIREAGATAAQELAFTIADGIGYVESCLDRGLDIDDFAPRLSFFWDVHNDFFEEIAKFRAARRMWARLMKERFGAKRAESMKLRTHAQTAGVSLTAQQPYNNVVRVALQALAGVLGGTQSLHTNSLDETYALPTEEAVTIALRTQQIIAEESGVASTIDPLAGSFFVEDLTNRMEKEALEYIRRIDEMGGMVAAIEKGYPQREIAASAYRFQRQLEAGERVMVGVNKYTSESDAPNIPLLKIDEEVQKKQVANLRAVKDKRDAAKVKAGLEAVRAAAANKTNLMPPIIDAAKAYCTQQEICDVLRDVFGTYTDPAEF, translated from the coding sequence ATGGCTCAGAAAGTCCTCGCGCCCGAGCTCGACGTACACTCGTCCGAGGGGGAAATCCCTGGTGATCTCGCGGCGCTGCGCGCGGCGACGAAGGCCTGGCGCGAAGGGCCGGTGAAGAAGAGCTCCGCCAAGATGCCTTCGCTCAGGCCGCGCTTCTCGACGTGGAGCGACATGGACGTCCCGGACGTCCTCACGCCCGCCGACGTGCCGCTCGACTACATGAAAGACCTCGGCCTCCCCGGCGAGTACCCGTTCACGCGCGGCGTGCAGCCGACGATGTACCGGTCGCGGCTCTGGACGATGCGCATGTTCGCCGGCTTCGGCACGCCGGAGCAGACCAACGAGCGGTTCAAGTTCCTCCTCTCGCAAGGGCAGACCGGCCTCTCGACCGCCTTCGACTTCCCCACCCTCATGGGCTACGACTCCGACTCCCCGCGCTCGCTCGGCGAGGTCGGGATGTGCGGCGTCGCTGTCGACACGCTGCGCGACATGGAGGTCCTCTTCGCGGACATCCCGCTCGCCGACGTCACGACGTCGATGACGATCAACGGGCCCGCGATCGTCTTGCTCGCGTTCTACATCGCGCTCGCCGACGTCCGCGGCATCCCCCGCTCCGCGATCGGCGGCACCGTCCAGAACGACTGCCTCAAGGAGTTCATCGCCCAGCACGCGTGGCTCGTGCCGCCGAAGCCGGCGATGCGCATCGTCACCGACATGATCGAGTTCTGCTCGAAGGAGGTGCCGCGCTGGAACACCGTCTCCATCAGCGGCTACCACATCCGCGAGGCGGGGGCGACGGCGGCGCAGGAGCTCGCCTTCACGATCGCGGACGGCATCGGCTACGTCGAGTCGTGCCTCGACCGCGGCCTCGACATCGACGACTTCGCCCCGCGCCTCTCCTTCTTCTGGGACGTCCACAACGACTTCTTCGAGGAAATTGCCAAATTCCGCGCGGCGCGCCGCATGTGGGCGCGCTTGATGAAGGAGCGCTTCGGCGCGAAGAGGGCGGAGAGCATGAAGCTCCGCACCCACGCGCAGACCGCGGGCGTCTCGCTCACCGCGCAGCAGCCGTACAACAACGTCGTCCGCGTCGCGCTCCAGGCGCTCGCCGGCGTCCTCGGCGGGACCCAGTCGCTCCACACCAACTCGCTCGACGAGACCTACGCGCTCCCGACCGAGGAGGCGGTGACGATCGCGCTCCGCACCCAGCAGATCATCGCGGAGGAGAGCGGCGTCGCGAGCACGATCGATCCGCTCGCGGGCAGCTTCTTCGTCGAAGACCTCACGAACCGGATGGAGAAAGAGGCGCTCGAGTACATCCGCCGCATCGACGAGATGGGCGGCATGGTCGCCGCGATCGAGAAGGGCTACCCGCAGCGCGAGATCGCCGCGAGCGCGTACCGCTTCCAGCGCCAGCTCGAGGCGGGGGAGCGCGTGATGGTCGGCGTCAACAAGTACACCTCCGAGAGCGACGCGCCGAACATCCCGCTCCTCAAGATCGACGAGGAGGTCCAGAAGAAGCAGGTCGCGAACCTCCGCGCGGTGAAGGACAAGCGCGACGCGGCGAAGGTGAAGGCCGGGCTCGAGGCCGTCCGCGCCGCGGCCGCGAACAAGACGAACCTCATGCCGCCGATCATCGACGCGGCGAAGGCGTACTGCACGCAGCAGGAGATCTGCGACGTGCTCCGCGACGTCTTCGGCACGTACACCGATCCCGCCGAGTTCTGA
- the hemG gene encoding protoporphyrinogen oxidase, which produces MKRVVIVGGGITGLAAAHALEKADERHDVDIVEKGPQLGGNLQTIRHNGFIIDAGPDSWVAAKPHATRLAREVGLGDELIGTRPDTRRVYIVHQRKLHAMPEGLILGVPTEISPFVDSELLGWDAKLRAGLDFVVPQKKWKDNDDESIASFVTRRLGGEVSDRLAGPLLGGIFAGDPESLSVRACVPQLVEAEREHGSIIRAMRALKAKRKAQAASGEATAFVSLKRGVGDLVVNVAHKLRDAEIANSRTVKGLARLPEGDARGRWLVKTSDGAMFADDVVLSVPANAASKIVADLDPTLAGELGAIEYASAATVFLAYRKFDVRHPLDAFGILIPRSENRPILACTFVSSKWDHRAPSGQVLLRVFVGGAGNEEMLDREDKDLVRLARSQIFDLLNIDRAPMFTRVFRFRDSSPQPHVGHLGRVRRILARAAEHPGLHLGGSGYVGTGIPDMVRQGEEIAARIIAR; this is translated from the coding sequence CTGAAGCGCGTCGTCATCGTCGGCGGAGGCATCACCGGGCTCGCAGCGGCACACGCGCTGGAGAAGGCCGACGAGCGTCACGACGTCGACATCGTCGAGAAGGGCCCCCAGCTCGGCGGCAACCTCCAGACGATCCGGCACAACGGGTTCATCATCGACGCGGGGCCGGACTCGTGGGTCGCGGCGAAGCCGCACGCGACGCGGCTCGCGCGCGAGGTCGGCCTCGGCGACGAGCTGATCGGGACGCGCCCCGACACGCGCCGCGTCTACATCGTCCATCAGCGGAAGCTCCACGCGATGCCGGAGGGGCTCATCCTCGGCGTCCCGACCGAGATCAGCCCGTTCGTCGACAGCGAGCTCCTCGGCTGGGACGCGAAGCTGCGCGCCGGCCTCGACTTCGTCGTCCCGCAGAAGAAATGGAAGGACAACGACGACGAGAGCATCGCGTCGTTCGTCACGCGGCGGCTCGGCGGCGAGGTCTCCGACCGGCTCGCGGGCCCGCTCCTCGGCGGCATCTTCGCCGGCGATCCGGAGTCGCTCTCGGTCCGCGCGTGCGTCCCGCAGCTCGTGGAGGCGGAGCGCGAGCACGGCTCGATCATCCGCGCGATGCGCGCGCTGAAGGCGAAGCGCAAGGCGCAGGCGGCCTCGGGCGAGGCGACCGCGTTCGTGTCGCTGAAGCGCGGGGTGGGGGACCTCGTCGTGAACGTCGCGCACAAGCTCCGCGACGCGGAGATCGCGAACAGCCGCACGGTGAAGGGGCTCGCGCGCCTGCCGGAGGGCGACGCGCGCGGGCGCTGGCTCGTGAAGACGAGCGACGGCGCGATGTTCGCGGACGACGTCGTGCTCAGCGTGCCGGCCAACGCCGCGTCGAAGATCGTGGCCGACCTCGACCCGACCCTCGCAGGAGAGCTCGGCGCGATCGAGTACGCGTCGGCGGCGACGGTCTTCCTCGCGTACCGGAAGTTCGACGTGCGTCACCCGCTCGACGCGTTCGGGATCCTCATCCCGCGCTCGGAGAACCGGCCGATCCTCGCGTGCACGTTCGTGTCGAGCAAGTGGGACCACCGCGCGCCGTCGGGGCAGGTCCTCCTCCGCGTGTTCGTCGGCGGCGCGGGCAACGAGGAGATGCTCGACCGCGAGGACAAGGACCTCGTCCGCCTCGCGCGGAGCCAGATCTTCGATCTCCTCAACATCGATCGCGCGCCGATGTTCACGCGCGTGTTCCGCTTCCGCGACTCGAGCCCGCAGCCGCACGTCGGTCACCTCGGCCGCGTGCGGCGCATCCTCGCGCGCGCGGCGGAGCACCCGGGCCTCCACCTCGGCGGGAGCGGCTACGTCGGCACCGGCATCCCCGACATGGTGCGGCAGGGCGAGGAGATCGCCGCGCGCATCATCGCGCGCTGA
- a CDS encoding metal ABC transporter permease, protein MDLGTFGIGYLAIPIFQRALLAGSVLAALLALLGVLVTARGLAYLGDGLSHAAFGGIALGMFLGFKAPLLVAIPFTALAAMAIGALRRRGEMRSDVAMAILFAVCFAVGIVLLKKATRTETTFDPEQLLFGNILMVGGDDLWTVLAIAVITVGFVAFAWTRLAYATFDEELARLSGIEVAWLESALLALLAAVVVAAIRLAGVVLVSAFLVIPSAAGRVLGRTLGGVVRWAMLVGVLSVSIGFFAAHKLEWPEGAAIVIMLSLLFAASVSFRRLRRK, encoded by the coding sequence TTGGATCTCGGCACGTTCGGCATCGGGTACCTGGCGATCCCCATCTTCCAGCGAGCGCTCCTCGCGGGCTCGGTCCTCGCCGCGCTCCTCGCGCTCCTCGGCGTGCTCGTCACCGCGCGCGGCCTCGCGTACCTCGGCGACGGGCTCTCGCACGCGGCCTTCGGCGGCATCGCGCTCGGGATGTTCCTCGGCTTCAAGGCGCCGCTCCTCGTCGCGATCCCGTTCACCGCGCTCGCGGCGATGGCGATCGGCGCGCTCCGCCGGCGCGGCGAGATGCGCTCCGACGTCGCGATGGCGATCCTCTTCGCGGTCTGCTTCGCGGTCGGCATCGTCCTCCTGAAGAAGGCGACCCGCACGGAGACGACCTTCGATCCGGAGCAGCTCCTCTTCGGCAACATCCTCATGGTCGGCGGCGACGACCTGTGGACCGTGCTCGCGATTGCCGTGATTACCGTCGGATTCGTGGCTTTCGCGTGGACGCGCCTCGCCTACGCGACGTTCGACGAGGAGCTCGCGCGGCTCTCCGGGATCGAGGTCGCGTGGCTCGAGAGCGCGCTCCTCGCCCTCCTCGCCGCCGTCGTCGTCGCGGCGATCCGGCTCGCCGGCGTCGTCCTCGTGAGCGCGTTCCTCGTCATCCCGTCCGCCGCCGGCCGCGTGCTCGGCCGCACGCTCGGCGGCGTCGTCCGCTGGGCGATGCTCGTGGGCGTCCTCAGCGTGTCGATCGGCTTCTTCGCCGCGCACAAGCTCGAATGGCCCGAGGGCGCGGCGATCGTGATCATGCTCTCGCTCCTCTTCGCCGCGTCCGTGTCGTTCCGTCGACTCCGCCGGAAGTGA
- a CDS encoding DedA family protein has protein sequence MHELLAIFRSLTKNLDQFTIDHGNTTYAILFLIVFAETGLVVTPFLPGDSLLFAAGAVASRGYLNVVLLAAGLIAAAIVGDTLNYHVGKAIGPRVMKSEKSRLFNKKHLDKTHKFYEKYGPKTIVLARFVPIVRTFAPFVAGAGAMNYRKFIVYNVVGAVAWVTLMLGSGWMLGQVPFVKERFELIVIGIVILSVMPMVIEYIKARAEGKGAPEAVAEAATGTTPPETDKAESAS, from the coding sequence ATGCACGAGCTTCTCGCGATCTTCCGGAGCCTGACGAAGAACCTCGATCAGTTCACGATCGACCACGGCAACACGACCTACGCGATCCTCTTCTTGATCGTGTTCGCGGAGACGGGCCTCGTCGTCACGCCGTTCCTCCCGGGCGACTCGCTGCTCTTCGCCGCCGGCGCGGTCGCGTCGCGCGGGTACCTCAACGTGGTGCTCCTCGCGGCGGGCCTCATCGCCGCGGCGATCGTGGGCGACACGCTGAACTACCACGTCGGCAAGGCGATCGGCCCGCGCGTCATGAAGAGCGAGAAGTCGCGCCTCTTCAACAAGAAGCACCTCGACAAGACGCACAAGTTCTACGAGAAGTACGGCCCGAAGACGATCGTGCTCGCGCGCTTCGTCCCGATCGTCCGCACGTTCGCGCCCTTCGTCGCCGGCGCGGGCGCGATGAACTACCGCAAGTTCATCGTCTACAACGTCGTCGGCGCGGTGGCGTGGGTGACGCTCATGCTCGGCTCCGGCTGGATGCTCGGGCAGGTGCCCTTCGTGAAGGAGCGCTTCGAGCTGATCGTCATCGGCATCGTCATCCTCTCGGTGATGCCGATGGTGATCGAATACATCAAGGCCCGCGCGGAGGGGAAGGGCGCGCCGGAGGCGGTGGCCGAAGCGGCGACGGGCACGACGCCCCCCGAGACCGACAAGGCCGAGAGCGCTAGCTGA